A stretch of Natronococcus sp. CG52 DNA encodes these proteins:
- a CDS encoding alpha/beta fold hydrolase, giving the protein MEMNHRRRGSGEPLLLVHGLGGSWRTWMPVLDTLAADREVIAVDLPGHGETPPLSGEVSIDTLAEAVASFLGENDLEGVDVVGNSMGGRLVLELARRGDVGATVALAPGGFWTGWERYFFYATLAPSIRLVRLLQPVMDQLTASAAGRTLLLAQLSARPWKLSADVAREEMRTFADSPSFDELLRRLAFGSGQPGTDSAPGPIVIGWGRKDRVTLPRQAKRAMARFPDARLYWFEGSGHYPHWDAPEEAAQLILTGTARNESDES; this is encoded by the coding sequence ATGGAGATGAATCACAGACGACGTGGGAGTGGCGAGCCGCTGCTCCTCGTTCACGGGTTGGGCGGAAGCTGGCGGACGTGGATGCCGGTACTCGATACGCTGGCCGCCGATCGCGAGGTGATCGCGGTGGATCTCCCCGGCCACGGCGAGACGCCGCCGCTGTCGGGCGAGGTCTCCATCGACACCCTCGCCGAGGCCGTCGCCTCGTTTCTGGGTGAAAACGATCTCGAGGGAGTCGACGTCGTCGGGAACTCGATGGGCGGACGACTCGTCCTCGAACTCGCACGCCGGGGCGACGTTGGCGCGACCGTCGCGCTCGCTCCGGGCGGGTTCTGGACGGGATGGGAGCGGTACTTCTTCTACGCGACCCTCGCCCCGTCGATTCGCCTCGTCCGCTTGCTGCAACCGGTGATGGACCAACTTACCGCCAGTGCCGCGGGTCGAACCCTGCTCCTCGCCCAGCTCTCCGCTCGCCCCTGGAAGCTGTCCGCCGACGTCGCCCGCGAGGAGATGCGAACCTTCGCCGACTCCCCCTCCTTCGACGAACTGCTTCGTCGATTAGCCTTCGGATCCGGCCAACCGGGGACGGACTCCGCACCGGGACCGATCGTGATCGGCTGGGGGCGCAAGGATCGGGTCACGCTTCCCCGTCAGGCAAAGCGCGCGATGGCCCGATTTCCCGACGCGCGACTGTACTGGTTCGAGGGGAGCGGGCACTACCCCCACTGGGATGCCCCCGAAGAGGCCGCACAGTTGATTCTCACCGGCACCGCCCGCAACGAGTCGGACGAGTCGTGA
- a CDS encoding phosphoribosylaminoimidazolesuccinocarboxamide synthase: MTSVKEFHIEEEATSDSLGQGSFVFTDDYSVFDWGKMPDQIPDKGASLCTMGAFNFELLEDAGVPTHYRGVVENGEILSLEDASRPPWQMAIDLTQVPRLPNEGREYDYDHYHEAAGQNYLIPLEIVFRNRVPVGSSLRRRTDPADHGLSFESWPDEAVDLEEPIVEFSTKYEEGDRYLDREEADAIAGKADIADLESIADEVNRVVTDQAVETELFHEDGKIECCYYDGGIRVADVVGTFDENRFSYGETQLSKEVLRQYHKRTQPEWVQAVKAAKAEAKREDVADWKSLCDLEPKPLDERVLKTARNMYCAGTNTYTGLDVFDAPPLSSAVGSVQGL, encoded by the coding sequence ATGACGAGCGTCAAAGAGTTCCACATCGAGGAAGAAGCGACGTCCGACAGTCTCGGGCAGGGCTCGTTCGTCTTCACCGACGACTACTCGGTGTTCGACTGGGGGAAGATGCCCGACCAGATTCCCGACAAGGGGGCCAGCCTCTGTACGATGGGCGCCTTTAATTTCGAACTGCTCGAGGACGCGGGCGTTCCGACCCACTACCGCGGCGTCGTCGAGAACGGCGAGATCCTGTCGCTCGAGGACGCCTCGCGACCGCCCTGGCAGATGGCCATCGATCTGACTCAGGTTCCGAGGCTCCCAAACGAGGGCCGAGAGTACGACTACGACCACTATCACGAGGCGGCCGGACAGAACTACCTGATCCCGCTCGAGATCGTCTTCCGCAACCGCGTCCCCGTCGGCTCGAGTCTCCGCCGACGGACCGATCCCGCCGATCACGGCCTCTCGTTCGAGAGTTGGCCCGACGAAGCCGTCGACCTCGAGGAACCGATCGTCGAGTTCTCCACGAAGTACGAGGAGGGCGACCGCTATCTCGACCGCGAGGAGGCCGACGCCATCGCCGGCAAGGCGGACATCGCCGACCTCGAGTCGATCGCCGACGAAGTCAACCGAGTCGTCACCGATCAGGCCGTGGAGACCGAACTGTTCCACGAGGACGGCAAGATCGAATGTTGCTACTACGACGGCGGGATTCGAGTCGCCGACGTCGTCGGAACGTTCGACGAGAACCGCTTCAGCTACGGCGAAACGCAGCTGTCGAAAGAAGTCCTGCGCCAGTACCACAAGCGCACCCAGCCCGAGTGGGTCCAGGCCGTCAAGGCCGCGAAAGCCGAGGCGAAACGGGAGGACGTCGCCGACTGGAAGTCGCTCTGTGATCTCGAGCCGAAGCCGCTCGACGAGCGCGTGCTGAAGACCGCGCGGAACATGTACTGCGCCGGCACCAACACCTACACCGGACTGGACGTTTTCGACGCGCCGCCGCTCTCGAGTGCGGTCGGCTCCGTGCAGGGACTGTAA
- a CDS encoding PAS domain-containing sensor histidine kinase: MEIPEGLGFHVLDTLSSNIAVLDSDGTILATNEAWKTFAQQDELRPPVDGVGANYISVCDGSDSPYAAEAADGTRAVLDGEQERFSLEYPCRSPTEARWFQLTVTRTEYEGDSYGVVTYRNITERKQNEQEAVESDERLQQFAYAVSHDLQEPLRMITSYLELIERRYTDELDDDAEEFIEFAVDGAERMRAMIEGLLEYSRIETRGNPFEPVDLDEIFEGVRTDLQIALEERDGELTVDSLPTVSGDRSQLRQLFQNLLSNAITYSGDEPPRIHVEAERSDGEWIVAVSDNGIGIDPDDQERIFDVFDRLHSREEYEGTGIGLALSQRIVERHGGSIEVESEPGEGSTFFVTLPSP, encoded by the coding sequence ATGGAGATTCCCGAGGGGCTGGGGTTTCACGTCCTCGATACCTTGTCGTCGAATATCGCAGTACTGGATTCTGACGGGACGATCCTGGCGACGAACGAGGCGTGGAAAACGTTCGCCCAGCAAGACGAGCTCCGGCCGCCGGTCGACGGCGTCGGCGCAAACTACATTTCCGTCTGTGACGGCTCTGACAGCCCGTACGCGGCCGAAGCCGCCGACGGAACCCGGGCCGTTCTCGACGGCGAGCAGGAACGATTCTCGCTCGAGTACCCGTGTCGCTCGCCGACCGAAGCGCGGTGGTTCCAGCTGACCGTGACGCGGACCGAGTACGAGGGCGACTCGTACGGCGTCGTTACCTACCGGAACATCACCGAACGAAAGCAAAACGAGCAGGAGGCGGTGGAGTCGGACGAACGCCTCCAGCAGTTCGCCTACGCCGTCTCACACGACCTGCAGGAGCCGCTGCGGATGATCACGAGCTACCTCGAGTTGATCGAGCGCCGGTACACCGACGAACTCGACGACGACGCCGAGGAGTTCATCGAGTTCGCCGTCGACGGCGCCGAGCGGATGCGGGCGATGATCGAGGGGCTGCTCGAGTACTCCCGGATCGAGACCCGCGGCAACCCGTTCGAACCGGTCGATCTGGACGAGATTTTCGAGGGGGTCCGGACGGATCTGCAGATCGCACTCGAGGAACGGGACGGCGAGCTAACGGTCGATTCCCTGCCGACGGTTTCGGGAGACCGGAGTCAGCTCCGGCAGCTCTTCCAGAACCTGCTCAGTAACGCGATCACCTACAGCGGCGACGAGCCGCCGCGGATCCACGTCGAGGCCGAACGGAGCGACGGCGAGTGGATCGTCGCCGTCAGCGACAACGGGATAGGCATCGATCCGGACGACCAGGAGCGGATCTTCGACGTTTTCGACCGCCTGCACAGCCGCGAGGAGTACGAGGGAACGGGGATCGGACTCGCACTCAGTCAACGGATCGTCGAGCGCCACGGCGGCAGCATCGAGGTCGAGTCCGAACCCGGCGAGGGATCGACCTTCTTCGTGACGCTGCCGAGTCCCTGA
- a CDS encoding DUF7576 family protein has protein sequence MSDSTDEDAPECRACGDPVTEGGERRVVSIVENGEAVHYQFCSAACLESWDRS, from the coding sequence ATGAGTGATTCGACCGACGAGGACGCCCCCGAGTGTCGAGCGTGTGGCGACCCGGTAACCGAGGGTGGCGAGCGACGAGTCGTAAGTATCGTCGAGAACGGCGAGGCGGTCCACTACCAGTTCTGCAGCGCGGCGTGTCTCGAGTCCTGGGACCGTTCCTAA
- a CDS encoding formyltetrahydrofolate deformylase: MTTDVTEITVIGDDDTGLVARVTSLLFERGANIEDLDQAVRDGVFRMYLAVDTAEMVCTEAKLREDLHELGEDLGLDVQVRFPADRETQQIAVLGTKESHCLEALFEAWANDELGADIGVVIGNHDELQPLAEHYDVPFHDIGDEKGQQNEERLLELLAEYDADLIVLARYMRILSPNVVFRYEDRIINVHPSLLPAFPGAEAYRQAIEEGVRVAGVTAHYVTTDLDQGPIITQRAFDVPDEADLAEMKRRGQPLEADALLEAVRLHLNGDVSVHRGRTSVRENGTRYQLGLPGEMDEITPDRPVDGIGSAVADAQRETDGDESEREAESETPAN; the protein is encoded by the coding sequence ATGACGACCGACGTGACTGAAATTACCGTAATCGGAGACGACGATACCGGGCTGGTTGCCCGCGTGACCAGCCTCCTGTTCGAGCGCGGAGCCAACATCGAGGACCTCGATCAGGCGGTCCGCGACGGCGTCTTCCGGATGTACCTCGCCGTCGACACCGCGGAGATGGTCTGTACCGAGGCGAAGCTTCGGGAGGATCTCCACGAACTCGGCGAGGACCTCGGACTCGACGTCCAGGTCCGGTTCCCGGCCGACCGCGAGACCCAGCAGATCGCCGTGCTCGGCACCAAGGAGAGTCACTGCCTCGAGGCGCTGTTCGAGGCCTGGGCGAACGACGAACTCGGCGCGGATATCGGCGTCGTCATCGGGAACCACGACGAGCTCCAGCCGCTGGCGGAGCACTACGACGTCCCGTTCCACGACATCGGTGACGAGAAGGGCCAGCAGAACGAGGAACGGCTCCTCGAGCTCCTCGCCGAGTACGACGCCGACCTGATCGTCCTCGCGCGCTACATGCGCATTCTTTCTCCGAACGTGGTCTTCCGGTACGAGGACCGCATCATCAACGTTCACCCCTCGCTGCTGCCGGCGTTCCCCGGCGCCGAGGCCTATCGACAGGCCATCGAAGAGGGTGTCCGCGTGGCGGGCGTCACGGCCCACTACGTCACGACGGACCTGGATCAGGGGCCGATCATCACCCAGCGCGCGTTCGACGTCCCCGACGAGGCCGACCTCGCGGAGATGAAACGCCGCGGCCAGCCCCTCGAGGCCGACGCGCTGCTCGAGGCGGTTCGGCTCCACCTGAACGGCGACGTCTCGGTCCACCGCGGCAGAACGAGCGTTCGCGAGAACGGCACCCGCTACCAGCTCGGACTGCCGGGAGAGATGGACGAGATCACGCCGGATCGGCCGGTCGACGGGATCGGCAGCGCCGTCGCGGACGCCCAGCGCGAGACGGACGGCGACGAGTCGGAACGAGAGGCGGAATCCGAGACGCCGGCAAACTGA
- a CDS encoding NAD(P)/FAD-dependent oxidoreductase: MNATDLEVAIVGAGPAGIGTAVALERLDVEYAILERDRIGASFRNWPDEMRLLTPSFPANAFGVRDLNAVTIDTSPALALDREHPTGDQYADYLEAVAEFHEVPVETGVDVEAVVPDGGERDESDGVTLETADDSIRARYVVWAAGQYQYPSSGSIEGGSHGVHVADVDSWEAYADDASSEGIDGRPQAVADGSGAAAERAADAVVVVGAESGIDAALGLAEQGLSVTVLDDEGTWRFRSPDPSEVLSPRTNERLEAALEDGKPIDLVPEVRVGDIESDDCGGSHVVHTRDGNRFRSRTPPILATGFEGSLSLVDNLFAFDGEFPELTDRDESTETPGLFLAGPQVAHNGQQFCFIYKFRQRFAVVAEAIGERLGVDTDPLEAYREKRMILEDLECCKPDYCDC, from the coding sequence ATGAACGCCACCGATCTCGAGGTCGCGATCGTCGGCGCCGGTCCGGCGGGAATCGGTACCGCTGTCGCGCTCGAGCGACTCGACGTCGAGTACGCGATCCTCGAGCGCGACCGTATCGGTGCCTCGTTTCGCAACTGGCCCGACGAAATGCGGCTGCTGACGCCGTCGTTCCCCGCCAACGCCTTCGGCGTGCGCGACCTGAACGCCGTCACGATCGACACCTCGCCGGCGCTGGCGCTCGACCGCGAACACCCGACCGGCGACCAGTACGCGGACTACCTCGAGGCCGTCGCCGAGTTCCACGAGGTTCCCGTCGAGACGGGCGTCGACGTGGAAGCCGTCGTTCCCGACGGCGGTGAGAGAGACGAGAGTGACGGGGTTACGCTCGAGACCGCGGACGACTCAATCCGGGCCCGGTACGTCGTCTGGGCGGCGGGACAGTACCAGTATCCGTCCAGCGGCTCGATCGAAGGCGGCTCACACGGCGTCCACGTCGCCGACGTGGATTCGTGGGAAGCGTACGCCGACGACGCCTCGAGCGAGGGAATCGATGGAAGACCGCAGGCCGTGGCCGACGGCTCCGGCGCGGCGGCCGAGCGCGCGGCCGACGCCGTAGTCGTCGTCGGCGCCGAGAGCGGGATCGACGCGGCACTCGGCCTCGCCGAACAGGGGCTCTCGGTCACGGTGCTCGACGACGAGGGAACCTGGCGGTTCCGCAGTCCCGATCCCAGCGAGGTGCTCTCCCCGCGAACGAACGAGCGACTCGAGGCGGCCCTCGAGGACGGGAAGCCGATCGATCTCGTTCCCGAGGTGCGCGTCGGGGATATCGAAAGCGACGACTGCGGGGGATCGCACGTCGTGCACACGAGGGACGGCAACCGGTTCCGGTCGCGAACGCCGCCGATTCTCGCGACCGGGTTCGAAGGAAGTCTCTCGCTGGTCGACAACCTGTTCGCGTTCGACGGCGAGTTCCCGGAACTGACCGACCGCGACGAGTCCACCGAGACGCCGGGGCTGTTTCTCGCCGGCCCCCAGGTCGCTCACAACGGCCAGCAGTTCTGCTTCATCTACAAGTTTCGCCAGCGGTTCGCCGTCGTCGCAGAGGCGATCGGCGAGCGCCTCGGGGTCGATACCGACCCGCTCGAAGCCTACCGCGAGAAACGGATGATTCTCGAGGATCTCGAGTGCTGCAAGCCCGACTACTGCGACTGCTGA